From Aspergillus luchuensis IFO 4308 DNA, chromosome 2, nearly complete sequence:
GAATTCCTGTAATGAACTTGTTAAGAGGCTCCTGTGTATTGATGATCCCCACCCGCTCTTTCGCGGCCGGAAACCTCcctgcttcctcctccccccaacccaaaagaaaaaataaaattcaagaaaaagaaaataaacgAAACCTCACTAATTACCCTATCCTACAGAGATCAATCAAGGCAAAAATCCAAATAGACCAGCGAAGTCTAAATAACCAGGTCCCCTAATAACCTTGCGAGGGTTCGTCCACCTACTTTTCTCCAACAACTCTTTCCGCTCCTGTATCACCCAGTGACGTGACCATCAGCCCAGACATTTCGCATTCATGATTGCAAGAAGTGTTCTCCGCCGCCCGCacttcagcagcaacaaaccAAGCTTCCTTCGCCTGCGCCGTCTTATTCTTATTCGCTCTCCTGCTCCCCAGATCCGTCTTGTGCATAGTATCACACCGCCTTTCATCCCTTCCACCCTGTTCTCCACACAAATGGCTTCGCGACAGAACCCCTCTAAACGCACTCCCGAGATTGAGAGCGGGATGAATGATGCCGACGAGCTGGAGAGACTTCTGGCCAAAGATGGTTTTAAAATATGGGGTTTTGTTATCTATCGATGCACGTATCAAAGTGACTCCGACTGGGAGAAATTAATGATCCGGTTCCATAAGCGCGTCAAAATTTACCTTCAGTATTACAACGGTCTAGATCTCCTCGCCAGATTTACTCCAACGGTCTTGGAAGATCGATCTTTCGAGGGTACGACGGTGGCCTCGTTACGTGATAAATTCAATGAGTGGGCTGTGACTGCAGTGAAAAAGGAACAAGGAATTGATCCCAGCCACCTATGGCATTTGAAAAATGGTAGATACCGCTTTTTCATCATGGTGGACCAAGAAGCCTTGGATTCAATCCTGAGCACGCCAGACAATGATATACACGGAGGGTTCGTTCGTCTAGTCAATGCCGAATGGAAAGCGGAGGAGTtagatgaggaagagctggcGGAACGCGGGGGACCTGGCCCAGAAGAGGAGCCACTGGAAGGGTGTACAGCGGAGGATATTGGCTGGATGAAAGTATGCTGGGGGGAGTCACAGACGCCTGGATATGTGATTCTCGATGACTCCCTTCGGTGGGATAGATTTTATTCGCGGCCACCTGTGATTCAACGTCTTGCCTAAGATCACAACTTGACTATAAAGAGGCCTGGGATCTGTCCACATTTGTACTAGACATAGAATGTCCGATTGTCGTTATTAGAAAGAGAATCTACCTCAGAGAGCTCGTTGAGAGGAAGTAGgatagttattattataatattcattCTAGCAATACCCAATAAATCTAATCAGgctaagtatttataaaaaaaaattttaatctgatttagatttttattctatGTATGGAATAGATTCAGAAATGAATATTATTGTTTTTACATACTTAGAACTCTATAGAATAAtgagtaaaaaaaataagaattacaCTATTGTATTCAGTGTATAAAGTgcttttaaataatactgattatAAACTTATTGAATAATATCAAACTTTTGTCCCGTTGTGAAGGTTTCCCTGCTTGAAAACTATGATCGCTGTGGTGTAGTGGATAAATGCCCCTACTCACTTCTTTTCATCATATATAGGATAGCATGCTGCTTTCTAGATGGCATTCATATATAGGTGACGGCTTAGGCCTGGGTGTGAGAGGCTCAAATTAGATCTGGACATTAGTTCAAGTTAAGAGAAATGCTAATCGTATATTACGAGCTCATTTAGAAGATCGCCCATGGCAAAACAGTCTCGGTACACCACTGGCCGGCGTTGTCCTGGCGGAGGCGCATTGACTAAAGTCCAGTTGGAACCAGGAGTCTTCCGGGCACCGCTGGAGAGATAGGCCTGCGGACAAACAGGACCGAAGATGGTGGCATCCAATCTTGTTTCATCTGGATAGCTATATGAGTAGTCAAATGGTAAAGGGCGTAGATTCTGCCAGCGTAACGCGCCgatgggaggaagagcgtAGGGGACGCGGGCATAACGATGAACCTTGTCGTCAATTCGTTGTAGGCCACAGATCGGACCTAGACTGCCCAGGTTGAGCTCGCAGGGCGTTTGCTCCCACGAAACGTGATTCTCCATTGCCGAATAAATGCGTTgataaattaagaaagagATGGTGGGCAAGGGCATATGGGCCACCGGAGAGGGACGCAAcgggtgggtgaggaagggggGACTCAAATATATTCAAATGTACGCGATGAAGGCGGGCCAATTTCGGCCGGATACAATATTAGCATATcgttaaaataaaatagcgGACATCACTCTTCATAATCTAGGATACCAGATGAAGATATCAACAAAGTGAAATCAGATTCTAGCTATATCCAGTAAGGGGTGATCAGGATACATAGGAAGCCAACTCAAAGGACCACGTATTCATTAGACTCGAGTGGTAAACACACAAATTCGCCCACTACAGACTGTAAACAAAGTGAATGTTCTCGTAGTCTGTCATGTCTGACTCTGCATTTAGGCGGCCCTGATGCGCTGACTCCTGGACAGTCATGGCCATGGCGGCAATCAGAGAAGCGCGACGTTTATTCTGCCAAACATCTAGATGCAATTTTAGCTTTGAGCACCGGACGCAGCTTTTGGCTCGATGGATACTTACAGTAGGTGCGCCACGCGATCATCAAAAGTATCTCCAGGCCGTACATAATAGAGCATACTACGATCGCGGGAATGTATCGTGGCGCATCCTTAGCTCGGAAGACCTGGGCGCCGACGCAGTTTCCTACACAGTAGGCAATGAATAGCACAGTGCCTGTAACCGACTTCTTTGTCCGCCCTGCCACGTTGGATGGCAAGAGAGTCCATATCAAAGGACCGGCCAGATTGCCCACACTGGTCATGAAGTACACGCCCCAGCGCGCCCACAGCAGGCTCGAGGAGTGAGGGAGCAGGGCCAGGGCGAGCATACCGCAGAAGGCAGGGATCACCGAAATGATCATAATATAGACTGCCACCTCTGGGTTAGTGCCTTGGCCAGTTAAGGATGACAGGGACAACGCACAGCGGGAATTCCGTTTTCTCAATGTTATATAACCAGCGATCAAAAACCACGCGATCGATAGCAGCTGTTGTGGAATTTTACCCTTCACAATGGTCTCCAGGGCCGTAAAGCCAAAGGAGACATAGACGAGGTTTCCAAAAGCCGTTGTGCCACCATTGGGAACGGAATTCACAATgacgagaaagaagaagaagtaggtCTGAGGGTCGCGGAAGGCGATGGCCACCTGCTTCCAATCCAGAGTGCGCTTTTGGGCATCCGAGCCAGTTTGACTGGCCACCACTCGCGCCGCAGCCATGCGTTTTTCCTCAGGGGACAGCCAGCGTACCTCGCGTGGTGTACCTAGGACAAGATAGGCGATGCCGCTAAGTACAATGGTCAACGCCCCtagaaagaaggagatgcCCTTCCAGGGAGCCATTCCATTTGAGTGTGTCTCAGCGCGGCGGCCAATACCATAGTTAACCAAGCTAGTCAATACGTCCATCCCAGCGTTAGCGCTGCCCCAGATGACCGAGCGCATTGCATGTTCTTCCTTGGTATACCATGTGGCTGTGATCAGCAGAAGGGCTGGGTAGGTGGTGCATTCAGTGACACCTTCAAGGAATCGCAACACTGCTAGACCCGCAAAGTTGGTGGCGAAGGCGATGCACAACACGATGATGCCTTCGAGCTATCATCAGTGGATAGCTCTCTCAGCATATTATGTGGACAGACTCACCCCACAGGAACATAGACACGGCCACGGTAGGGCCAACACTGACACGCTGCAATATATAATTACCGGGGGCCTCGCTGACCAGGAAAGCCAAGTAGAAGATCGAGGTCAGCCAGGAGTACTGTTGACCCACCAGATGGGTGTCTTGCCCGAGGCCAAATGTGGCCTGGGTCGAGATTGATGCCTTGTCAGCGTATTGCGTGCCAGAGATAATCCACATCAACGGGAGGATGATCCAGTCCACCTTGCGCACCAGCCGGCGGTACTGGTCCGGTGTATATTCAGCTTCACTAGCGTGGACCAGGTCGACAACCATACCGGGATGCTTGTCATCCCCAAGCGGCGGAGGATCCAGCGACCTCTCTGCCAACGCGATGTCTGCCTTTCCAGATGCCATGAAGGTTTAAGTTGCTGGAACTTCCCCTCATGATTTCGTTGTCCAGTCGGTTGCAAGCAGTCAGTATTTATCGGGTGCGTCTATCTCTGGCCCTGACATGCCCAGCTTGCCTGTCCGCCACTTCGGATCTCGGGCCGCGTATGataagaaaagagaggagcGTCGTCAATCTCGACGATCCTCTTCGTTATGTGCGACTTAATTCTCATACAAATCCTACTTCATATTGCTCCCTCCTTTCATCTGTGTATTATCGTCTTATCTTTCCTCCACCACAGATACAATgacccaatcccaatccacCAACGAACTCCCCACGGCGGTTGACTTTAGCCACCATATCAACTTACGCTCCCGGGCGCGTCATCCAAGCCCCCTCAAGGACATTATTCGGTTTATGGCCGTTGAAGACATGGTCAGCCTGGCAGGAGGTATGTTACAAGTCAAGCTATGTGTTTTTATTGTCCTGTCTCGATTAGATGCCCCCATCTTCTGGATTTTGTTTCCGCTTGTGACAtatttgctgctgctatgACCCGTTTGCCCTCCCTATTCAATCCTTTGTCTTATGACCATTTGGCATCCGTTCTCTTGTCCATAGTATATTGGTCAATATTCCAATATCTGGCCCACCAAGAGGCCAACTACATAACCTCGGTGAACTGAGTAGTTTTGGTTGTACGCTGCTGGAGTGACTGGCATCAGCTGAACACATATACACCTTCTGACACGGGTTTTTAGGCCTTCCGCAcccatctttcttccctttccacaGAGTCACCATAACCGCATCAACTCCAACAGCCGAGAATAGCACCTGCTCGCTCGAATTGCCCCTTGAGGGTTTCTTGCAGTATGGGTCGGGATCAGGCAATGCCCAACTACGTGCCTGGTGCCGCGAGTTTACCCAACTGGTGCATAGCCCGGCATACGCAGACTGGGAAGTGCTGCTGCATCCAGGAAACACCAACGCATGGAGTAAAGTAGTCGGCCTGTTGTGCGAGCCAGACGACTACATCCTGTGTGAGAGTTACACCTATCCTTCCGCGCAGGCCTTTTGGATCCCCCTGGGTAACAAGGCGGCCCCGGTTCCATCAGACGCGGAAGGCATGTGTGCTGATGCTCTCGCCCAAACATTGCGCGATTGGGATGATACCCACCCTGGCGCTCGGCAGCCGCGCGTGCTTTACCTTGTCGGTGTCGGTTCAAACCCATCCGGCGTTACGATGAGCATACAACGTCGACGAGACATTTACGATGTGTGTGTCGAGTACGGTACGGCTGACCATGTGCACTACTGACTCTACGCCACGGGCTGACAATTGAGCAGATGTCATTATTGTTGAGGACGATCCATACTTTTTCCTGCAGTATCCGGAATACAATGCTAGTCAGGTCGCCATGGACGACCCTGAACTCGTCGGAAACGATGAGTTCTTGAGGTCCTTGACACCGTCAATGCTCCAAATCGACCACCAGGGCCGTGTCATCCGGTTGGAGTCCTTTAGTAAGACACTGGCACCGGGTCTGCGGCTCGGCTACTTTGTCGCTAATCCGGTGTTCACGGAGCGACTGCTTCGTGCGACCGAAGTCGAGACCCAGGATCCATCCGGCCTCTCACAGGCGCTTACCCTCCGCTTGATGCAAAGCTGGGGTATCGACGGCTATCTTGGATGGCTGCAGGGGCTAAGTGTGGAGTACCGTTACCGACGTGACTGGATGATTGACGCCTTTTCGCAGCATTTCCGCCTTGAGGACGCGGCGGAGGATAGCAGAGCCCTGGTGGCCCACCTTGGTGACATTCCTATTTTCTCCTTCGTACCACCGACCGGTGGTATGTTCATCTGGGCCTGCTTTTATCTGTCGCAGAACTCTGCCTTTAAGAAGCTACGGCACGATGAGAACGTGGTTGATCCGGAGCAGACTGTGGCCGACCAGCTTTGGCGGCAGTTCGCCGAGGCcaaagtaagtaaagtaCAGGTTGTTTTGTAGACAATCCAGAGGACGTATTGACAATCACTTACAGGTCCTCCTGACCCCGGGGTCTTATTACCACCCCTGGGAGGGGCCGGACAAAATTACAACCCACGCGCGCGGAGCCACACCCTCGACGACCAACTTTCggttttccttctccatgacGACGGTATGAGACCCTGTCAAGACTATCTGATTGAATGAGCTAACAGCGGTacagaaggaagagatggagcgTGGTATTGCACGAATGGCTCGAGTGATACGGGCGTCGTGGAAGCTTGACCAGTTAGTAGGTTAAATCCGTCTTAATAGAAAAGACCATATATAGTGCTGCATCAATACCTAGTCCAGTTggtataataattacataCCATGAAAATGAAGTGTTACATTCATACCCCCCTGGTCGCACACTTCATAGGTTTCACCCATGTAAGATCCAGGGTAGGAAGCAAGTTTCGCGGTCGGCGACTGCCTGCACTGCAAACCTAGCATGTCCACGCAGCATATCCACCCTTGCTTATCGGCCACACTATCTGTTTATCAAGATATTACCAATCTCACAGACTGCGGATGAGATCCGAACCAACAGTGGGGTCTTCCTCTCTCGCTCCTGAGTTAACACATAGCAGGCTACGCAAAGAAGACCGCAGTGGGCATAACGCGGAAGATATCATCGGATCACAGACCGTATGCGCTAAGGATATCCTACGGTATCTACCTGCTGagatcaccatcatcgtctgCTTCGGGCTCCTGTGTTGTCACTCTCGGGTTTGTATCATGGTACGACCGTCGTTAGCATACCCTCATGACCGCTAACCGGGCCCGGCCAGGCTACCAAGCTTCGAAAACCCCTTACTTCATCTATTTGTACTCAGCGGCGAAACCTAATGACCATAACAGCCTTGTTCAGCGTAGCCCATCACTAAGTTTACACAAAAATTGGCAACCGTGTCGCATTCGCGCATATTTATTGCGAAGGTACATGCGGGTATTGCACACCACTGCTAAAGACCATTGAAAACCATGTCCGCAGTAGATGGTGAAAAGAGCTCCCACAGCCCATCCAGAACGGGcaaagatggaagatgagcgCTCGCGTCTGCCCGGGGGTGTTGCAAGAGCCGCTCCAGGATCGCCCTGCCACGACTCGCGCAGGGCCACACGCACTCCAGCTCGATCAAGGATTGTAACGCCTGATAGACGTCAGTGAGGCCCGCGGCTGGCTGATCGCTCTGTGGGTTCTCCATGGTCCACAGCAGAATACCAGAGATAGTAAGATACTGCACGCAGAAGGCGAggtgatgggatggaggcaCCCGCTCGCGGATTAGCTCTGCAGCCTGGATGCAGCTCCGCGCCGCGCTGATGCACTCGCTACTCGGATCGGTGAGGGTGGACAGAGTTTGACCGACAAGAGGCCTAGCCGGTAACATGTTTAGTCATCTTTGAACATTGTATCGGGGCTCGGACGTTGACTGAATGAAGAAACATACCGATACAAATTCATGATGATAGCTGAGTGAAGGATAAAAACGATAAAGCACATGGTGAGACTGGGTCCCGTCTGGATCCGGTTGGCGGAAAATCGGATCTCATCCGGTAGCTGCTGTAACCAATGCTCCAATTCATGAACCAGCCGGTCGACGGCCGGTCGCAGATGTTGCCAGCGCGCTGTCCATGTCTCTCTTCGCACTGGCGGCGACCCGTGTAGGCGATGCACTTTGGCAGCTATCTGACACAGGCGAGTGAAGGCGACGAACCCAGCCATGGGCGAGCTGTCTCCGTCGGCCGAGGGCAGCTCGCAGCAGCAATCTTCCAGGTTGGCGGCCATGGGACGACCGAGGCAGATGGAAGTAAGGCTGTATGCACGGTCAGAATCAATtctatcttttttctcctaGTTCTTTATGTATTCCACCATGCCCTTACGCCTTTTGTTGAAGCAGGGAAATTGAAATTTGGGGGAACTACCAGTCGAGTGTAAACAAGCCCCACCATACCCTTTGGGCGACTTGCGCGTCGGCATCGTGGTCGCTAGTGGAAACATGGGCATCCTTCTGCAGTTCTACCGTTAATCTGACAAGCACGAGTTCAGTAGTGACAGTGCACAGGGTGTTGGTGACATACCAGGCTGGCGATATGGAGGCCCAAATCTTGGGCGATGCGGACTGCCTGACCCACCAGACGCCAGCTCTGGGCCACGGTATTCCAGCCGGCAGAGCACACGGCCAGCAGGCCCAGACACTGGGCTTGCTCCAGAAACACTTCACCGCTGGAGGCCcagaaaagcagaagagcCCTTTGGTAGTAGTCAATGCCTACCAGCCCCGTAGCACCGGGTTCGCGTGGCAGTAGCCCGGAGGCGCAGGCGCAAACAGCAaagaagacggagaggaaACCGCGTTCTACAGGACTTCCCGGAGTCATGGCGCGATACTGGGAAACGAATCGGGTCTGGTCTAGGATAGGAAATGTATAGTGTAACTGGTCAAAGTAAATTCCGACAAGGAGATCTGCTACATACTGGGGGGGACGGGCCAGTTCGTTCGCCGATGGCAGATAGGGGAGCTCGGGCCAGACCCGTCCATGCTGGAAGAAGGGCATTTCGATTGAGGCCTGGGGGATCGAAGCTTGAGCTGAATTGGGCGAGCGATCTGGAGACGGTGACAACCCCTGCACTGCCTCAATAACCAGATTATTGGCTGCACCGCCAAGGTATCTGGAAGGAATTCATCAGCGATATAACTCATGCTGTGATACGTGCTATTCATAAACAGACCGCAAACGCCCATAGGAGTCAGGTACCATATGCCCGACACGATCCCGCGATTTGTAAGATGTGGGAGTTGGCGGGGCATCTAGGTGATCGGTGCCAGGAATATCATCCTCCGTCTCCATATCCTCTTCTGTTGGGAGGGATCTGGTCCTTGACTCTGACCGTGAGTCACAGTTCGAGGCCGGGTTAAGTGGTAATCCCGTTCGGTTGTTGGTGTCGCGAATAGCGAGGATACATTCCGATAGCGTCTGGGTGAGGCCCTCAAGCCGCAGTCCCAACGCCTCAATATTCCGGTAATGCTTGTCCAAAGAGCTGGCATCGCGTCGGCTGGCCGCCGCATTATCGTTACTATCGGGATACTCGCATTTCTGGTTGCGCGACTGGCAACCATGGCATGACTCCTCCCCGTCACATTTAACCTGCGAACGGGTCGAGATTAGCAGAATCCCCGgagcagggaagaagaaaaatcaaAGAGGTTAGTACTAGGACACTACCTTCTTCCGCCGGCAAGCAAGACACGCCTTCCAGACACGTCGGTCAGACTTTCTCTGCATTGGTGAAGCCATGAAGAATCAACGTTGAGACACAAGGGGGTGCGCAGCAGTTTCATCGCGGGGAACATAACTTTgcggggagaagaggggaagcaaATCCCCAGCTAAAATCGTTATCAGACTTTGGTTATCGGGGCAGTTGCTTATCACGGAGTTTATCATACATGATCAGTGCATTGACTCGTAACGAGTTCCTTAGTTCAGTTGTCTGCTATCTATCAGTTCTCACGTTGATAAATGTCATTCGGTCGCACTCGGCCAAACACAGCATAATCATCCGGCCTCCTCGTGAACTTGCCCGTAATTTCACAGCAGCGGCGATTCTATACGCATGACGAGACACAGGGTAATAATCGCTTATAATTAGCTCTCATATCAGATATTGAAGATAGCTTCATGGGACTAGACTACAATACAACAGAGCTTGAAGGGTTCAGCAACTGAAACCGGATCTCGGGCCGTGATCCGACCCTATTTGCCATTTATATACAACAATCATCTGAACAACCCGCAGTATTGATCAGccctactaccactactcgCAACCAACCACTACAGATACCACTTCAGAAAGGATAGACCCACTTTTTACTACCATGGTGTCTTCTATTGCTTCGCCAGTTGTGTCCACAACTGGAAAGACGCGACTGCAGGCCTCACTAGAGCGTGCGACCGCGCGGCAAGGGCCGTCCATCGGACAGTGGCTGGAATTTCCGGGCTACTCATTAGCACGCACTGTAGCACCTCTAGGGGCAGATGTACGTGCAGTTTGTCTCACATTCTACTCTCATAATCAGTACTGATACTGAATTAGTGGGTATTGATCGACTGTGAGCATGGGGACATCGATGACAAGGCCATGTACCTGCAGGTCGGAGCCGTCTCCTCAGCTGGGGTGTCGCCCATCGTGCGCATTCCCGCCTCGGAgccctggatgatgaagcgCGCCTTAGACTGCGGCGCCCACGCAATAATGGTGCCTATGTGTGAGACCAAGGTCCGTCAAATGCCCGTCCCTCATGGCTGCCattccttcctcatcttaACATCCTGCCAGGAACAAGCCGAGGCTATTGTACGAGGGTGTAAATACCCCTCTTCGCAGTGGCCCCAGGGGTTGCGGGGTGCAGGTGCCATGTTTGCTCCGGCTGCCTTCAATCAGAGCGGGCGAGAGTACCTGACTCACGCCAACGACAACGTGGTCATTATCGTGCAGATTGAATCGCGGATGGCAGTCGAGAATTGTGCTGCCATTGCGGCAGTTCCAGGCATCGACATGCTCTTCGTTGGACCCAATGACCTGGCCTCATCCCTGGGGTACTTTGCCTTGGATCACGCCCAGATTGCTGAGGTCCAGGGGGCCACGAATCGCGTTCTGAAAGCCGCCAAAGATGCTGGAAAATATGCTGGTCACTTTGCCCTTTCGGCAGATGTGGCCGCGGCCAAATACCACCAGGGTTTTGATTTTGTCAACTCTGGAGCGGACATTGTGGCCTTGACTTCCTGGATGTCGGGAGAACTGACCAGGTTGCGCCGACTCACAGAAATTAGCGCTACCAAACCGAGTCCTCAGTAAAGACGGAGTACTTTGGTGCTTTTTAAACGGATTTGACAACCTTAATCATAGCGACTGATCCAGCACAGGATAGAATGTCTCtctcttatttcttttattggTCTTTCTGATGttggaaggaaaaggaacagCTATAAGTTTATTTCCTTGTTTCGGTGGCCCAACCTCACTTGATACGCATTTTATTAGTGCTAGGTTCGTGACATCCTCTCCAACCGGAAGACCTTGTGCCACCCAGGTCCACGAGGAGCGGAGAATACATCGACGATACCACCCAAAGCCATGCAATGCGATACCTCAGCTCACCACAGATAGTGCGGACTCCGGTGAGTAAACCAGTCATTGTCTCGGAGCTGTTATATAGCTAATGCCGGAACACAGCTGCACTTGCATTTGGGGGTACGGCATTGAACACAGGGATTCGCATAACGTATGCCGGTCATCCTGCCCATACCTCTACTCAGCTGTATTGCGCACCTCCCAAACTGTCATATCCTTGAAACCAAAATCCTCAACCGTGACGTAATCAGCTGCCTGAGGCCCCAGATGAAGAATTCTTCCGAATATTTTAATGATGTAAAAGAAGGCCCTCGTATAGGAGAGTGCCAGAATGAGGCTTCTCATGGTCCAGATGCCCCAAGCGGTTTCGGGATTAATAAGATGTGGCATACCAGGTGCCAAATGCTGGGCCTCCTCGACAATAGGTCGCATTTGCTCATCGTACTGTGCCAAGGCAGATGGAAGGTCTGGGCTCTCTCCCTTGATGTAGGGTTGGAGGCAACCCGCTAGTTTATATGCCGCGCTAAAAGCCAACGTTGTGCCCAGACCCGAAATGGGTGATGCACAATACCTTTCTATGTCTTAGTCGGGAGCATTTCAGGAATACCAGCCGACCACAGCTGTGATAGTGTAAGGGTCGTCAACTTACCCAGCGTCCCCCAGAAGCACTACCCTTCCTTTACTCCAGCTGTCCATCTTCACCTGCGATACCGCATCGTAGTAGAAATCATCAGTTGCCTTCATTTCCCGAATGATTCTGTCGCACTCCCACCCGGCGCCGTGAAAGTATTCCTCCAAGAGTGCCTTTTGCTCCTGAATGCCGCCactcctcttcgtcgccaCATCGACGAATCTTGGATCCTTATCATTGACCACATACATGAGGATCGTGGACCTCATGCCGAGACCGTCTGGTCGTAACATAATGCCTCGTCGCCCAGGGGCATGGAACCACCGCCTCCAGTTGTCATCGTGTTCCTCTCGCGGAATGCTGAAGAAGCCCGCGAACATACCCAACCGCTTCAGTCGGAtgttttccccttcttcacccCAAACCATCTTCCGCGTCCTGCTCTGCATGCCATCTGCTCCCACCAAGAGATCGAAGCTTCTTGTTTTCCCGCTCCTAGCAAAGCGCACATGCACCTGGCTTCCGTGCTGCTGGATCTCCTCGAGAAAATCACCAAAGATGTACTCGATCCCAGCGGCGCCGTCGCGTTGTGCTTCCGCGCTAATACGCTGGCTATTCTTCCAGCATAGCTCAGCCAGCTTACCCCTGAGAATCTCTATGTCGCTTGTTCCTGTCTGTATAGTACCGGTTCTATCTGCTGGATT
This genomic window contains:
- a CDS encoding uncharacterized protein (COG:S;~EggNog:ENOG410PSRP), whose product is MIARSVLRRPHFSSNKPSFLRLRRLILIRSPAPQIRLVHSITPPFIPSTLFSTQMASRQNPSKRTPEIESGMNDADELERLLAKDGFKIWGFVIYRCTYQSDSDWEKLMIRFHKRVKIYLQYYNGLDLLARFTPTVLEDRSFEGTTVASLRDKFNEWAVTAVKKEQGIDPSHLWHLKNGRYRFFIMVDQEALDSILSTPDNDIHGGFVRLVNAEWKAEELDEEELAERGGPGPEEEPLEGCTAEDIGWMKVCWGESQTPGYVILDDSLRWDRFYSRPPVIQRLA
- a CDS encoding uncharacterized protein (COG:I;~EggNog:ENOG410PW2M;~InterPro:IPR002018,IPR029058), yielding MENHVSWEQTPCELNLGSLGPICGLQRIDDKVHRYARVPYALPPIGALRWQNLRPLPFDYSYSYPDETRLDATIFGPVCPQAYLSSGARKTPGSNWTLVNAPPPGQRRPVVYRDCFAMGDLLNELVIYD
- a CDS encoding uncharacterized protein (COG:G;~EggNog:ENOG410QDI1;~InterPro:IPR011701,IPR036259;~PFAM:PF07690;~TransMembrane:10 (i52-69o89-107i128-153o220-239i289-309o329-347i370-391o403-423i435-457o463-484i);~go_function: GO:0022857 - transmembrane transporter activity [Evidence IEA];~go_process: GO:0055085 - transmembrane transport [Evidence IEA]), which codes for MASGKADIALAERSLDPPPLGDDKHPGMVVDLVHASEAEYTPDQYRRLVRKVDWIILPLMWIISGTQYADKASISTQATFGLGQDTHLVGQQYSWLTSIFYLAFLVSEAPGNYILQRVSVGPTVAVSMFLWGIIVLCIAFATNFAGLAVLRFLEGVTECTTYPALLLITATWYTKEEHAMRSVIWGSANAGMDVLTSLVNYGIGRRAETHSNGMAPWKGISFFLGALTIVLSGIAYLVLGTPREVRWLSPEEKRMAAARVVASQTGSDAQKRTLDWKQVAIAFRDPQTYFFFFLVIVNSVPNGGTTAFGNLVYVSFGFTALETIVKGKIPQQLLSIAWFLIAGYITLRKRNSRCALSLSSLTGQGTNPEVAVYIMIISVIPAFCGMLALALLPHSSSLLWARWGVYFMTSVGNLAGPLIWTLLPSNVAGRTKKSVTGTVLFIAYCVGNCVGAQVFRAKDAPRYIPAIVVCSIMYGLEILLMIAWRTYYVWQNKRRASLIAAMAMTVQESAHQGRLNAESDMTDYENIHFVYSL
- a CDS encoding aminotransferase-like domain-containing protein (COG:E;~EggNog:ENOG410PIX0;~InterPro:IPR004839,IPR015424,IPR015421;~PFAM:PF00155;~TransMembrane:1 (o385-405i);~go_function: GO:0003824 - catalytic activity [Evidence IEA];~go_function: GO:0030170 - pyridoxal phosphate binding [Evidence IEA];~go_process: GO:0009058 - biosynthetic process [Evidence IEA]), translating into MTQSQSTNELPTAVDFSHHINLRSRARHPSPLKDIIRFMAVEDMVSLAGGLPHPSFFPFHRVTITASTPTAENSTCSLELPLEGFLQYGSGSGNAQLRAWCREFTQLVHSPAYADWEVLLHPGNTNAWSKVVGLLCEPDDYILCESYTYPSAQAFWIPLGNKAAPVPSDAEGMCADALAQTLRDWDDTHPGARQPRVLYLVGVGSNPSGVTMSIQRRRDIYDVCVEYDVIIVEDDPYFFLQYPEYNASQVAMDDPELVGNDEFLRSLTPSMLQIDHQGRVIRLESFSKTLAPGLRLGYFVANPVFTERLLRATEVETQDPSGLSQALTLRLMQSWGIDGYLGWLQGLSVEYRYRRDWMIDAFSQHFRLEDAAEDSRALVAHLGDIPIFSFVPPTGGMFIWACFYLSQNSAFKKLRHDENVVDPEQTVADQLWRQFAEAKVLLTPGSYYHPWEGPDKITTHARGATPSTTNFRFSFSMTTKEEMERGIARMARVIRASWKLDQLVG